The proteins below are encoded in one region of Desulfobacterales bacterium:
- the carB gene encoding carbamoyl-phosphate synthase large subunit, which yields MPKHEDIHKVMIIGSGPIIIGQACEFDYSGTQACKALRALGYKIVLVNSNPATIMTDPNMADVTYVEPLNLVTLSWIIEKERPDALLPNLGGQTGLNLTSELHQAGVLDKYNVRTIGVSLHAIERGEDRTAFKDTMDRIGIEMPESKAVTSVAAAETVAEELGYPVVIRPAYTMGGTGGGHVYNVEELRVVAARGLAASRVNQILVEESVMGWEELELEVVRDARNQIVTVCFIENVDAMGVHTGDSYCTAPMLTIDPKLQERLEAYSYAIVEAIEVIGGTNIQFAHNPETGRVVVIEINPRTSRSSALASKATGFPIAYVSSLLAGGLTLDELPYWRDGTLEKYTPGGDYVVVKFARWAFEKFEGIDDKLGTQMRAVGEVMSIGKNYKEALQKAIRSLENNRYGLGFAGDFNRKPLDELMMLLNTPSSERQFIMYEALRKGATVAALHEKTHIKAWFIEQMKELVDLEEQILSHVGTLPPDGLLIQAKKDGFADKYLAQLLGIPEIEIREKRKALGMVEAWDSVPVSGVADAAYYYSTYNAPDKVEVTDRKKIMVLGGGPNRIGQGIEFDYCCVHAAFAIRDAGYESIMVNCNPETVSTDFDTSDKLYFEPLTVEDVLSLYEKENPEGVIVQFGGQTPLNIAKELRDAGVKILGTTPETIEQAEDRDCFRQFMRKLGIPQPESDMALSEDEALKIAKQIGYPLMVRPSYVLGGRAMMIVHDEEMLRRYMAMAVDVSPERPILIDKFLENAIEAEADAIADGTDAFVPATMEHIELAGVHSGDSACVIPPVSIPVKHIETINEYTRKIAMELNVVGLMNIQYAIADDTVYIIEANPRASRTVPLVSKVCNVSMARIATQIMLGARLDDFDLEHKLIPHFGVKEAVFPFNMFPEVDPLLGPEMRSTGEVLGMADSFGLAFFKAQEATQTPLPQKGTVLITVADADKPKVLEPARLFTDLNFAIRATKGTHEFLAEHGIESDVVKKLGYGRPDIVDGIKNGQVQLVLNTPTGRESQDDDSYIRKAAINYKVPYITTTAAAMAAARGINARLMGASSPKSLQEYHADIK from the coding sequence ATGCCCAAGCATGAAGATATCCACAAGGTCATGATCATCGGGTCCGGACCGATCATTATCGGCCAGGCCTGTGAATTTGACTACTCCGGGACCCAGGCCTGTAAGGCGCTCAGGGCGCTGGGGTATAAAATCGTACTGGTCAATTCCAATCCGGCCACGATCATGACTGATCCGAACATGGCGGATGTGACCTATGTTGAGCCCTTAAATCTCGTGACATTGAGCTGGATCATTGAAAAGGAGCGGCCGGATGCCCTGCTGCCGAACCTGGGGGGGCAAACCGGACTGAATCTTACCTCAGAACTCCATCAGGCCGGGGTGCTGGATAAATACAATGTCCGGACCATCGGGGTGAGCCTTCATGCGATCGAGCGGGGCGAGGACCGGACGGCCTTTAAGGATACCATGGACCGCATCGGCATCGAGATGCCGGAGAGCAAGGCGGTAACCTCGGTGGCGGCGGCTGAAACAGTGGCCGAGGAGCTGGGCTATCCGGTGGTGATCCGGCCGGCCTATACCATGGGCGGCACCGGCGGCGGGCATGTCTATAACGTGGAGGAGCTTCGGGTGGTGGCGGCCCGGGGGCTGGCCGCAAGCCGGGTCAATCAGATTTTGGTTGAGGAGTCCGTTATGGGCTGGGAGGAGCTTGAGCTTGAGGTGGTCCGGGATGCCAGGAACCAGATTGTCACTGTCTGCTTTATCGAAAATGTGGATGCCATGGGCGTTCATACCGGGGACTCATACTGTACGGCCCCGATGCTGACCATCGATCCAAAGCTCCAGGAGCGCCTGGAAGCCTATTCATATGCCATTGTCGAGGCCATTGAGGTCATCGGCGGCACCAACATCCAGTTTGCCCATAATCCCGAGACCGGCCGGGTGGTGGTGATTGAAATCAACCCGCGCACCTCCCGGTCCTCAGCGCTGGCCTCCAAGGCCACCGGGTTTCCCATTGCCTACGTGTCCTCGCTTCTGGCCGGCGGTCTGACGCTTGATGAACTCCCCTACTGGCGTGACGGCACCCTGGAAAAATACACGCCGGGCGGGGATTATGTGGTGGTGAAATTCGCCCGCTGGGCCTTTGAGAAGTTCGAGGGGATTGACGATAAGCTGGGCACTCAGATGCGGGCCGTGGGCGAGGTTATGAGCATCGGCAAAAATTATAAGGAGGCCCTGCAGAAGGCCATCCGCTCGCTTGAGAACAACCGCTACGGCCTGGGGTTTGCCGGGGATTTTAACCGGAAGCCCCTGGATGAGCTGATGATGCTGTTAAATACGCCGTCGAGCGAACGTCAGTTTATCATGTACGAGGCCTTGCGGAAGGGCGCAACCGTTGCGGCCCTTCATGAGAAAACCCATATCAAGGCCTGGTTTATCGAGCAGATGAAGGAGCTCGTCGACCTCGAAGAGCAAATCCTCTCGCATGTGGGCACGCTGCCGCCGGATGGGCTTTTGATCCAGGCCAAAAAAGACGGGTTTGCGGATAAATATCTGGCCCAGCTCCTGGGGATACCCGAAATAGAGATCCGGGAGAAGCGAAAAGCGCTCGGCATGGTCGAGGCCTGGGATTCGGTGCCGGTAAGCGGCGTGGCCGATGCCGCCTATTATTATTCCACCTATAATGCCCCGGATAAAGTTGAAGTAACCGATCGCAAGAAGATCATGGTCCTGGGCGGCGGCCCCAACCGGATCGGCCAGGGCATCGAGTTCGACTACTGCTGCGTGCATGCGGCCTTTGCCATCCGGGATGCGGGGTATGAGTCCATCATGGTCAACTGTAACCCGGAAACCGTGTCCACGGATTTTGATACCTCGGATAAGCTCTATTTCGAGCCCCTGACCGTGGAAGACGTGTTAAGCCTCTATGAAAAGGAAAATCCTGAGGGCGTGATTGTTCAGTTCGGCGGGCAGACGCCCTTGAATATCGCCAAGGAACTACGGGATGCGGGGGTTAAGATCCTCGGCACCACCCCGGAGACCATCGAACAGGCCGAAGACCGGGACTGCTTCCGGCAGTTTATGCGCAAGCTGGGCATTCCGCAGCCGGAATCCGATATGGCGCTTTCCGAGGATGAGGCTTTAAAAATTGCCAAACAAATCGGATATCCCCTGATGGTCCGGCCCTCCTATGTATTGGGCGGGCGCGCCATGATGATCGTGCATGACGAGGAGATGCTGAGGCGTTATATGGCCATGGCCGTGGATGTCTCGCCGGAGCGGCCGATTCTGATTGACAAGTTTCTGGAAAACGCCATCGAGGCGGAAGCCGACGCCATCGCCGACGGCACGGATGCGTTCGTTCCGGCCACCATGGAGCATATCGAGCTGGCCGGGGTCCACTCCGGGGATTCGGCCTGCGTGATCCCGCCGGTCAGCATCCCGGTCAAGCACATTGAGACCATCAATGAGTACACCCGGAAAATCGCCATGGAGTTAAATGTGGTGGGGCTGATGAACATTCAGTATGCCATCGCCGATGATACGGTCTATATCATCGAGGCCAATCCCCGGGCCTCCCGCACCGTGCCCCTGGTATCAAAGGTCTGCAATGTGTCCATGGCCCGGATTGCCACCCAGATCATGCTCGGCGCCAGGCTGGATGATTTTGATCTGGAGCACAAACTGATCCCCCATTTCGGGGTCAAGGAGGCGGTCTTCCCGTTTAACATGTTCCCGGAAGTCGATCCCCTGCTGGGGCCGGAAATGCGCTCCACCGGTGAGGTTCTGGGCATGGCGGATTCCTTTGGCCTCGCCTTTTTCAAGGCTCAGGAGGCCACCCAAACGCCGCTGCCCCAGAAGGGGACGGTGCTGATTACGGTGGCGGATGCGGACAAACCTAAAGTGCTGGAGCCGGCTCGGCTGTTTACGGATTTAAATTTTGCCATCCGGGCCACCAAGGGGACGCATGAGTTTCTGGCGGAGCACGGCATTGAATCCGACGTGGTGAAAAAACTGGGCTACGGCCGGCCGGATATTGTGGACGGCATTAAAAACGGGCAGGTCCAGCTGGTATTGAACACGCCCACCGGCCGGGAAAGCCAGGATGATGACTCCTATATCCGAAAGGCGGCCATTAACTATAAGGTGCCCTATATTACCACCACGGCCGCCGCCATGGCCGCCGCCCGGGGGATTAATGCGCGTCTGATGGGCGCGTCTTCGCCTAAATCGCTCCAGGAATACCATGCGGATATCAAGTAA
- a CDS encoding phosphatidylglycerol lysyltransferase domain-containing protein, with protein sequence MRLSFEPLDRSHQRAYQACLAQCPEVASDYGFINLFAWADIYGLEIAWTGELAFIRQHRPEAVLWAPVGDWHGADWAAWQADYADDFKTFIRVPETLADIWQQSFGDRVVTAHDRDLWDYLYDARELRELKGNKFHKKKNLVNQFKKKNTYTYVEMTGEFADQAMALQNDWCTWRACESLRQLEDENQAIMKTLGSWDSLAGIRGACIFVDDLIVAYTIGEMLSPDTLAIHFEKGCPDYKGSYQAINQLFLAHQPDTVRWVNREADLGDEGLKQAKLSYQPVDFLKKYRIRF encoded by the coding sequence ATGAGGCTCTCCTTTGAACCCCTTGACCGCTCGCATCAGCGCGCCTATCAGGCCTGCCTGGCCCAATGCCCTGAGGTCGCCTCGGACTATGGGTTTATTAACCTGTTTGCCTGGGCGGATATATATGGCCTGGAAATCGCCTGGACCGGGGAGCTGGCCTTTATCCGTCAGCACCGGCCGGAGGCTGTTTTGTGGGCACCGGTCGGAGACTGGCATGGCGCGGACTGGGCGGCCTGGCAGGCGGATTATGCGGATGATTTCAAAACCTTTATCCGGGTGCCCGAGACCCTGGCGGATATCTGGCAGCAGAGCTTTGGCGACCGGGTGGTTACCGCCCATGACCGGGATCTATGGGATTACCTCTATGATGCCCGGGAGTTAAGGGAGTTGAAGGGCAACAAGTTTCACAAGAAAAAGAACCTGGTCAATCAGTTTAAGAAAAAAAATACCTATACCTATGTGGAGATGACCGGCGAGTTTGCTGATCAGGCCATGGCGCTTCAGAATGACTGGTGTACCTGGCGGGCCTGTGAGTCACTCAGGCAGCTTGAAGATGAAAACCAGGCGATCATGAAAACGCTGGGCAGCTGGGATAGTTTGGCCGGCATAAGGGGGGCCTGTATCTTTGTGGATGATTTGATTGTGGCCTATACCATCGGCGAGATGCTTTCGCCGGATACCCTGGCCATTCATTTTGAGAAAGGCTGCCCGGATTACAAGGGCAGTTATCAGGCCATCAATCAGTTGTTTCTGGCCCATCAGCCGGATACGGTGCGCTGGGTCAACCGTGAGGCGGATTTGGGGGATGAAGGGCTTAAGCAGGCCAAACTTTCCTATCAGCCGGTGGATTTTTTAAAGAAATACCGCATCCGGTTTTAA
- a CDS encoding metallophosphoesterase family protein, whose protein sequence is MKNSQQTIGLISDTHGLLRQSAIEALKGVDLIIHAGDIDEPEILDRLNRIAPVYAVLGNMDRHPGLGRLPRFDMIAVGDIYICIIHDQHQLDLDPAAAGCSAVVYGHSHRPALRKKDGVFYVNPGSAGPRRFKLPISIGFLDINGRECTPRLMEINE, encoded by the coding sequence ATGAAAAACAGTCAGCAAACCATCGGCCTGATATCAGACACCCACGGTCTGCTTCGGCAGAGTGCCATTGAGGCCTTGAAGGGTGTGGATCTCATCATCCATGCGGGCGATATTGATGAACCCGAAATACTGGATCGACTTAACCGGATTGCGCCGGTTTACGCGGTATTGGGCAATATGGACCGGCATCCGGGGCTTGGCCGTCTGCCGCGGTTTGATATGATTGCGGTCGGGGACATCTATATCTGCATCATCCACGATCAACACCAGTTGGACCTCGACCCGGCGGCTGCCGGGTGCTCGGCGGTGGTCTACGGCCATTCCCACCGGCCGGCCCTCCGGAAAAAAGACGGGGTCTTCTACGTTAACCCGGGCAGCGCCGGACCGCGGCGATTCAAGCTGCCCATCTCCATCGGGTTTTTGGATATAAACGGGCGCGAATGCACCCCCAGGCTGATGGAAATCAACGAATAG
- a CDS encoding flavodoxin family protein, with protein MYDIAAVYGSPRRQGNTATLLKRAVEGARAAGASVDEIVLRDHKISPCLEIYGCKKDGDCVIKDDFQAVRDRVLACRGLMVATPIFFYTVSAHMKMFMDRCQSLWVKKYWIDQTPYNQWTPVRQGFLISVGATTGKKLFDGMLLSMKYFFDVLDMKLWDSLLVRGLDLEGDVLSHPEYMDTAFERGRAFAKAVREAA; from the coding sequence ATGTATGATATTGCGGCGGTATATGGCAGTCCCAGGCGGCAGGGCAATACCGCCACCCTTCTGAAACGGGCGGTCGAAGGTGCCAGAGCGGCCGGGGCGTCGGTGGATGAGATTGTTCTGCGGGACCATAAAATTTCCCCCTGCCTTGAAATTTACGGATGCAAAAAGGACGGGGATTGTGTTATTAAAGATGATTTCCAGGCCGTTCGGGATCGGGTGCTGGCCTGCCGGGGGCTGATGGTTGCCACCCCGATATTTTTCTATACGGTCAGCGCCCATATGAAGATGTTCATGGACCGCTGCCAGTCGCTGTGGGTCAAAAAATACTGGATCGACCAGACCCCCTACAATCAGTGGACGCCGGTGCGGCAGGGGTTTTTGATTTCCGTGGGCGCGACCACGGGCAAAAAACTTTTTGACGGCATGCTTCTTTCCATGAAGTATTTTTTCGATGTGCTGGATATGAAACTTTGGGATTCTTTGCTGGTTCGCGGGCTGGATCTGGAGGGCGATGTGCTTTCCCATCCGGAATATATGGATACGGCCTTTGAGCGGGGCCGGGCCTTTGCCAAAGCAGTCCGGGAGGCGGCATGA
- a CDS encoding amidophosphoribosyltransferase: MGGFFGCVSKQDCVTDVFYGTDYHSHLGTKRGGLAFQNRHGITKSIKNIENTYFRTKLEPELPNLSGKKGIGVISDTDAQPLIIGSHLGTFGIVMVGKINNMADIVRYAFKQGHHFSEASEGAVNPTELVAMLINQQATFKEGILYAQKIIQGSCSLLLLTKDGIYAARDRLGRTPIVLGRRNGTFAATSESCALFNLGYEIEKYLGPGEIVFLTADGQEQISAPGDELQICSFLWVYYGYPASSYENINVEEVRYHCGWALAERDDIPIDFVSGIPDSGIAHAVGYANKKQIPYRRPFVKYTPTWPRSFMPQNQHLRDLVAKMKLIPIPEVIRKKRVMFCDDSIVRGTQLKDNVQILFDFGAKEVHMRTACPTLIYPCEFLNFSASRSTLDLIGRKVIYGLEAGNMDAIEEYAVSGSEKNRAMVEKIRKQLLLTSLKFQLLEDMVNAIGLPKSQLCTHCWDGSSHF; encoded by the coding sequence ATGGGCGGCTTTTTCGGGTGTGTGTCCAAGCAGGATTGTGTGACCGATGTTTTTTACGGGACGGATTATCATTCGCATCTTGGCACCAAGCGCGGGGGGCTTGCATTCCAGAACCGGCACGGAATCACCAAGTCGATTAAGAACATTGAAAATACTTACTTTCGGACAAAGCTTGAACCTGAGCTGCCGAATTTGAGTGGTAAAAAGGGGATCGGGGTGATCAGCGACACCGATGCCCAGCCGCTGATTATCGGTTCGCACCTGGGGACGTTCGGCATCGTCATGGTGGGCAAAATCAACAATATGGCGGATATCGTCCGCTACGCCTTCAAGCAGGGCCATCATTTCTCCGAAGCCTCTGAAGGGGCGGTCAACCCCACGGAGCTGGTGGCCATGCTGATCAACCAGCAGGCGACGTTTAAGGAGGGGATTCTTTATGCCCAGAAAATCATCCAGGGCTCCTGTTCCCTGCTGCTTTTGACCAAGGACGGCATATATGCCGCCCGGGACCGGCTGGGGCGGACACCGATTGTGCTGGGCCGGCGGAACGGCACTTTTGCCGCCACTTCAGAATCCTGCGCGCTGTTTAACCTGGGCTATGAAATCGAGAAGTATCTGGGGCCGGGCGAGATCGTTTTTTTGACGGCAGACGGGCAGGAACAGATTTCCGCGCCGGGCGATGAGCTGCAGATCTGCTCGTTTCTCTGGGTCTATTACGGGTACCCGGCCTCCAGCTATGAGAATATCAATGTGGAAGAAGTCCGCTATCACTGCGGTTGGGCGCTTGCGGAGCGCGATGACATCCCGATCGATTTTGTCAGCGGGATCCCGGATTCAGGCATCGCCCATGCCGTCGGCTATGCCAATAAAAAGCAGATTCCCTACCGCCGGCCGTTTGTCAAATACACCCCCACCTGGCCCCGGAGCTTTATGCCACAGAATCAGCACTTGCGGGATCTGGTGGCCAAAATGAAGCTGATTCCCATTCCTGAGGTGATCAGAAAAAAACGGGTGATGTTCTGTGACGACTCCATCGTCCGGGGCACGCAGCTAAAGGACAATGTCCAGATTCTGTTCGACTTCGGCGCCAAAGAGGTCCATATGCGGACCGCGTGCCCGACGCTGATCTACCCCTGCGAGTTTTTGAATTTTTCCGCCTCCCGGTCCACTCTGGATCTGATCGGCCGCAAGGTGATATACGGGCTTGAGGCCGGTAATATGGATGCCATAGAGGAATATGCGGTATCCGGGTCTGAAAAGAATCGGGCCATGGTGGAGAAAATCCGTAAGCAGCTGCTCTTGACCTCGCTTAAATTCCAGCTGCTGGAGGATATGGTCAATGCCATCGGTTTGCCGAAATCACAACTATGTACTCACTGCTGGGATGGCTCCAGCCATTTTTAG
- a CDS encoding lysophospholipid acyltransferase family protein — protein MKQRLIAIGWFTFVSLTSVLFFLVALLIRLVTWPFDRRKIILQQFTCFWAALYTWIIPAWRIRIEGREHLPRQTTHVVVSNHQSLLDILVMFNLFFHFKFVSKIEIFKIPLIGWNMSLNNYIKLKRGDKKSVARMLADCEKAIEQENSVLIFPEGTRSPDGHIKEFKLGAFNLALKMQTPISPIVIAGTNAALPKYSLNFHGRTDIRIRVLEPIPYESFAHLSAEETAKMVRQVIINAHEEIRGQTSERSG, from the coding sequence ATGAAACAGCGTCTGATCGCAATCGGCTGGTTTACATTCGTCAGCCTGACATCGGTGCTCTTTTTTTTAGTCGCCCTTTTGATACGGCTTGTTACATGGCCGTTTGACCGGAGAAAGATCATTCTGCAGCAATTTACCTGCTTTTGGGCGGCGCTTTACACATGGATCATCCCGGCCTGGCGGATCCGGATCGAGGGACGGGAACACCTCCCCCGACAAACGACCCATGTGGTGGTTTCCAACCACCAGTCCCTGCTGGACATCCTGGTGATGTTCAACCTGTTTTTCCACTTCAAATTCGTATCCAAGATCGAAATCTTCAAGATCCCGCTGATCGGCTGGAACATGTCGTTAAACAACTATATCAAACTAAAGCGCGGGGACAAAAAAAGTGTGGCCCGGATGCTGGCTGACTGCGAAAAAGCCATTGAACAGGAAAACTCGGTACTGATCTTTCCGGAGGGCACCCGCTCGCCGGATGGCCATATAAAGGAGTTCAAGCTGGGCGCTTTTAATCTGGCCTTAAAGATGCAGACGCCCATCTCGCCCATTGTCATCGCCGGAACCAACGCGGCCCTGCCCAAATACAGCTTAAATTTTCACGGCCGCACGGATATCCGTATCCGGGTACTGGAACCCATCCCCTATGAATCCTTTGCCCACCTGTCGGCTGAGGAGACCGCCAAAATGGTCCGGCAGGTGATCATCAATGCCCATGAGGAAATCAGGGGGCAGACCTCGGAACGTTCCGGATAG